The window CAAGGTACTCAAGAGCTCGTTCTTCATTCGGCCCCGCGTCGTGGCGTGCATTCCTTCCGGGGTGACCGACGTTGAAATGAGGGCGGTCCGGGATTCGTCGGAGCGGGCCGGCGCCAAGGAAGTGCTGTTGATCTCCGAACCCATGGCGGCCGCGATCGGATGTTCTCTGCCCGTGGAGGAGCCGATTGGGAGCATGATTATCGATATCGGCGGCGGGACTTCGGAGATCGCCGTGATCTCCCTTGGCGGAATCGTGACGGCGAAGTCGATACGTATCGGCGGCGATGAAATGGACGAGGCGATTATCAATCATATGAAAAACGACTGCAACCTTCAGATCGGTTTCAATATGGCGGAACAAATCAAGTGGAAACTCGGATCGGCCTATCCCGTATTTGACAAGGAGCTTGAAATGACGGTCAAGGGGCTTGATCTGATCGATCGGATACCCCGTTCCGTCATGGTCGATTCCCTGGCGATCCGCAGGGTGCTTTCGCAACCGCTAGACGGGGTGATCATGGCGGTGCGGCAGACCTTGGAATCGACGCCCGCCGAACTGGCGGCCGATATCATCGATCGCGGAATCGTCATAAGCGGCGGCGGGTCCCGGCTGCCCGGCCTGGACAGGCAGATCACCAAGGAGACCAAGTTGCCGGTAAGGCTCGATGACGAGCCCATGACCTCGGTGGTTCGAGGGGCGGGAAAGATCATAGAGAACTTCGCCGCCTTCGAAAACAAGCTGAGCGTCCTTAAAGACTAGCATGTTCCGGTTTTTTTACGTCCTGTATCGTCATCGCCAGTACACCGTGTTCGGCCTCGCCATGATCATCTCGGTCCTGCTGTTGACGGCGTCTCCGCCAAGGCAGGTCAGTATCACGCGCATGGTCTGGTTGACGGTGCTGACGCCGTTTCAGGAAGCCTTCGCCTTCATCCCCTCGTATTTCAACCTGAAATCCGAAAACCAGCTTCTGCGCCAGAAGCTTGTCCAGATGCAGTTACAGGCGGTCGATCTCGAGGAACGCAGATTCGAAAACCAGCGACTGCGCGGACTGCTCAGTCTTAAAGACCGGAAGCAGTACACCTATATTCCCGCCGAAGTCATCGGCTGGAACACCGATCAGGGGTTGAACACCATGGTCATCGACGTCGGTCGTTCCGACCAGGTCCGCAAGTACATGGCCGTGGTTATGGAAGACGGCGTCCTGGGAAGAATCATCGAAGTCGGCCGGACTTCGTCCTTCGTCCAGCTGCTGACCGACAGAAACTGCCGTATCAGCGGGCTGGTCCAGCGGAGTCGGGAACAGGGTATCATACGCTACCGGAGTAACGGATTATACATGCAGTTGCCGTTGCGGTGCGACGTCCGCCTAGGAGACCGCGTGGTGACTTCCGGCCTGGGCGAAACCTTTCCATCCGGATTACCCGTTGGCCGGATCAGCCAGATCGCGCTGGGAAGCAGGAACCTGTTCAAAC of the Gemmatimonadota bacterium genome contains:
- a CDS encoding rod shape-determining protein produces the protein MRLSLPNFFSNDIGIDLGTANTLVYVRGRGIVINEPSVVAVNTKTGKVVAVGAEAKVMLGREPPDLKAHRPLRDGVIADFEYTEAMIRYFIRKVLKSSFFIRPRVVACIPSGVTDVEMRAVRDSSERAGAKEVLLISEPMAAAIGCSLPVEEPIGSMIIDIGGGTSEIAVISLGGIVTAKSIRIGGDEMDEAIINHMKNDCNLQIGFNMAEQIKWKLGSAYPVFDKELEMTVKGLDLIDRIPRSVMVDSLAIRRVLSQPLDGVIMAVRQTLESTPAELAADIIDRGIVISGGGSRLPGLDRQITKETKLPVRLDDEPMTSVVRGAGKIIENFAAFENKLSVLKD
- the mreC gene encoding rod shape-determining protein MreC — protein: MFRFFYVLYRHRQYTVFGLAMIISVLLLTASPPRQVSITRMVWLTVLTPFQEAFAFIPSYFNLKSENQLLRQKLVQMQLQAVDLEERRFENQRLRGLLSLKDRKQYTYIPAEVIGWNTDQGLNTMVIDVGRSDQVRKYMAVVMEDGVLGRIIEVGRTSSFVQLLTDRNCRISGLVQRSREQGIIRYRSNGLYMQLPLRCDVRLGDRVVTSGLGETFPSGLPVGRISQIALGSRNLFKRVSIIPAVDLNRLEEVFVIVGEETPVAVDSLLVQ